In the Mycobacteriales bacterium genome, AGGGGTGTCAACGCCCTCGCCGAGCTTGTCGACCGAGTCCAGCAGGGCCCGCATCTCCGCGAAGCGCGCGTCAGTGAATCCGCGGTCGTAGTCACCGCTGAAGGCGCGCAGAAGCGCCACGCCCTCCAAGCCCAGCAGATAAGCCAGCGGATGCTGATAGACCATCGGCGGAGCGTAGGAGCTAACCTCGGCCAGCCTCAACGCCTTTTCGGGCAGGTGGAGACGGGGTCGCCTTTGTCGTTTGCGGATCTGTTCCGGCGGCGGACGATTGCGGCCATGCCCGCTATCACCGGCGAGGTCATCGCCACACTGACCGTCACCGATCCGTCGCGGAGCGGGGACTGGTACCGAGACCTTCTCGGCATGCACGAGGAGAGTCGTCATGTTCAGTCGGACGGCCACGTCGGACAGGTCTGCCTGATCGAGCGTCGAAGTGGCCTGAGGCTTTGCCTCGTCGACCACGCCTCCAGCAACAGCGACCCGTTCGACGAACGTCGGACGGGCCTGGACCACCTCGAGTTCCTGGTCGATAGCCGAGACGAGCTCACTGCATGGGTCGGTCGGCTGGACGAGTTGGCGATCATCAACTCGGGTGTGAAGGAACCGTCGTACACGTCGAACGCGATGATCACGTTCCGCGACCCGGACAACATTCAGCTCGAGTTCTTCTGGTTGGCGCCGGTCACACCGCCTGACTGAGGCGGTGAAGGCACCGCGATTGTCAGGTGCCGGCGACGTGATCGGCCAGCTGGTCCAGAGAGGTGATTCGGTGCGGCTCGTCGTATAGCCCGCGGTCCGCCCGGTCGAGGAGTACGGCCCGCAGCCCGGCCGCCC is a window encoding:
- a CDS encoding VOC family protein; this encodes MPAITGEVIATLTVTDPSRSGDWYRDLLGMHEESRHVQSDGHVGQVCLIERRSGLRLCLVDHASSNSDPFDERRTGLDHLEFLVDSRDELTAWVGRLDELAIINSGVKEPSYTSNAMITFRDPDNIQLEFFWLAPVTPPD